In one Sporomusa sphaeroides DSM 2875 genomic region, the following are encoded:
- a CDS encoding sensor histidine kinase has translation MQLSKSKHTVAMLFVGIGLLVIMSGLIVNYYNYQYQNVVATEREQLATVAEYLNLYFDTKLIGLKVLAGSPNVRSLEVERVRSDLLSAAAVLGVDNVAVFDPKGNLIADYYSNSGSVPSAAGDPKLVETFTAPLAGRTEISGRIVHQSLENAYINLRVPVMNENKVIAILVAYVPISDMSMALFQGNIAECQYIFILDASGQFIYHSRLAELYPENSLLKDQLSGLLFNGEGVVQFNSMVDGVDKLLIHTALNNATWQVATAVPLHVVYARVLRESMDDVENLLLLLVCIGLLYGVWRQAKRHEREREQLRLERMKCVNQLAAGIAHEIRNPLTSIKGFIQLMTRRTDKPPTPEHLEIVLAEIGRIDNLISEFQMLARPLKEPVFEEVNICKLLENVVLLMESQLHTKNITLQLQLPQEHCLTFGDISQLKQVFINLLKNAIEAVPFAGIISLAVSRQQDMLAVTVEDNGEGIAAAVVEKLGTPFFTTKETGSGLGLSVCYRIIQNHGGTIKVFSEQGKTTFTVFLPAAVEDEAVEAICC, from the coding sequence GTGCAGCTTTCCAAATCTAAACATACCGTAGCGATGCTGTTTGTTGGTATAGGACTTTTGGTAATAATGAGTGGACTTATTGTAAATTATTATAATTATCAATACCAAAATGTAGTGGCAACTGAACGGGAACAGCTGGCTACAGTTGCCGAGTATTTGAACTTGTATTTTGATACTAAATTAATAGGTCTGAAAGTGTTAGCCGGTTCTCCTAATGTACGCAGCCTTGAAGTGGAACGGGTTCGCAGTGATTTGCTGTCAGCCGCCGCAGTATTGGGAGTAGATAATGTTGCTGTATTTGATCCGAAGGGTAACTTAATTGCTGATTATTACTCCAACTCCGGTTCTGTACCGTCTGCGGCCGGCGATCCGAAGCTGGTGGAGACGTTTACCGCGCCACTGGCAGGGCGGACAGAGATATCTGGCAGGATCGTGCATCAGAGCCTGGAAAACGCTTATATAAACTTGCGGGTTCCTGTTATGAATGAGAATAAGGTTATTGCAATATTGGTAGCTTATGTGCCGATTAGTGATATGTCGATGGCGCTTTTCCAGGGAAATATAGCCGAGTGTCAGTATATCTTCATTCTGGATGCCAGCGGCCAGTTTATTTATCATTCGCGTCTGGCTGAATTGTATCCGGAAAACTCTTTATTAAAAGATCAGCTAAGTGGCTTGTTGTTTAACGGAGAAGGTGTAGTGCAATTTAATTCGATGGTGGATGGGGTAGACAAGCTGCTGATACATACTGCTTTGAATAATGCCACATGGCAGGTGGCAACGGCGGTGCCTCTGCATGTTGTATATGCCAGAGTGCTGCGAGAATCCATGGATGATGTAGAGAATCTCCTGCTGCTCTTGGTTTGCATTGGCCTCTTGTATGGTGTGTGGCGGCAGGCAAAACGCCATGAGCGGGAGCGTGAGCAGCTCAGACTGGAGCGCATGAAGTGTGTTAACCAGTTGGCGGCTGGAATTGCTCACGAAATCAGGAACCCGCTTACCTCCATAAAGGGCTTTATTCAGCTTATGACCCGCCGTACCGACAAACCGCCAACGCCGGAGCACCTGGAAATTGTGCTTGCCGAAATTGGACGGATTGATAATCTGATCAGCGAATTTCAAATGCTGGCGCGTCCGCTCAAGGAACCGGTGTTTGAAGAAGTAAATATCTGTAAACTATTAGAAAATGTAGTTTTACTTATGGAAAGCCAATTGCATACTAAAAATATTACCTTGCAATTGCAGCTGCCTCAGGAGCACTGTTTGACTTTTGGTGATATATCGCAATTGAAACAGGTATTTATTAATTTATTAAAAAATGCCATAGAAGCTGTGCCGTTTGCCGGCATTATCAGTCTTGCCGTCAGCAGACAGCAGGATATGCTGGCAGTGACGGTGGAGGATAATGGTGAAGGCATTGCGGCAGCAGTTGTCGAAAAACTGGGAACTCCCTTTTTTACTACTAAAGAAACTGGTTCTGGTCTAGGGCTTTCGGTATGTTATCGCATAATCCAAAATCATGGCGGGACTATCAAGGTTTTTAGTGAGCAGGGGAAAACGACATTTACCGTGTTTTTGCCGGCGGCTGTTGAAGATGAAGCTGTTGAGGCGATATGCTGTTAG
- a CDS encoding hydroxymethylglutaryl-CoA lyase: MKLPQEVEIIEVCPRDGFQNIKTPIPAETKIEIIDKLVGCGFKWIEATSFVHPKAIPQMADAAQVLQTVKEKHAGKVSFIALAPNLFGAQRAIEAGADAITFVISASEKHNLENTKQTIEQSVAALTEVCKIKGDCKVRLAVATAFDCPFAGKVEPGQVISLIEAGLAAGADDIVLADTIGTAAPLQMEALLKPLTQKYSQLSFILHIHDTQGMGLANVVTALSLGVTRFETAAFGLGGCPFAPGAAGNIATEDLVNMLHKMDIATGLNYEKILQVAHCIQEKLRIPPMGHLARIAACQG; the protein is encoded by the coding sequence TTGAAGCTCCCGCAAGAGGTTGAAATCATTGAGGTCTGTCCGCGAGACGGATTCCAAAATATAAAAACACCCATTCCGGCTGAGACCAAAATAGAGATTATTGATAAATTAGTAGGTTGCGGTTTTAAATGGATTGAGGCAACATCTTTTGTTCATCCCAAAGCGATACCACAAATGGCAGATGCCGCTCAAGTGTTACAGACTGTCAAAGAAAAACATGCAGGCAAGGTTAGTTTTATTGCCCTTGCCCCCAATTTATTCGGCGCACAACGGGCAATAGAAGCCGGTGCTGACGCAATTACCTTCGTTATTTCGGCCAGTGAGAAACACAACCTGGAAAACACCAAGCAAACTATCGAGCAATCGGTTGCCGCATTAACTGAAGTTTGTAAAATCAAAGGCGATTGCAAGGTGCGTCTGGCAGTGGCGACCGCATTTGACTGCCCTTTTGCCGGCAAGGTAGAACCAGGGCAGGTTATCAGTCTGATTGAAGCAGGATTGGCTGCCGGAGCGGACGATATTGTGCTGGCAGATACGATCGGTACGGCGGCTCCTTTGCAAATGGAAGCCTTGCTGAAGCCGTTAACGCAAAAGTACTCACAGCTTTCGTTTATTTTGCATATACACGATACGCAAGGTATGGGACTTGCAAATGTTGTCACTGCACTCAGTCTTGGCGTGACACGGTTTGAAACAGCGGCATTTGGCCTGGGGGGATGCCCGTTTGCGCCGGGAGCAGCTGGCAACATTGCTACCGAGGACTTGGTTAATATGCTGCATAAGATGGATATTGCCACCGGGCTAAATTATGAAAAAATCTTGCAGGTTGCTCACTGCATTCAAGAAAAATTAAGGATTCCACCGATGGGACATCTGGCTAGAATTGCCGCTTGTCAAGGGTAA
- a CDS encoding sigma 54-interacting transcriptional regulator, which yields MNRIIFISSYKELSAMAQSVAKELGLTVEFYEGWLDQASKIIENLSGPPIDILMSRGGTAKFLAEKFPIPVIPVNTGPYEILDALNEARQFRKNIAITSYGERYIGLPLMEKVLDISITEVIITDLKTLEQQIASLASGNYCVVGGGPSVAYAQKFGLPNVFLKTNRATLHSAFLEAEKLTSLRREEMRKSRRLEAILNATYDGIIAVDACGAIEIFNKSAEKTLNIRAAAAIGKNIADIVPNSRLDHVLQTGQAEAGELQDTNNTRILTNRVPVKYGAKIVGAVATFMESSKVVQAEHKIRKELTSQSQFKAKATFSDIIGISKILEVKKKIARNFAQSPLSIMLYGASGTGKELFAQSIHNASERAQNPFVAINCGALPPTLLESELFGYEEGAFTGARRKGKHGLFELAHGGTIFLDEIDALPIEVQARLLRVLQEREVLRIGGESIIPINIRVIAASNKSAEDLLQKNIIREDLFYRLNVLWLELPTLAERREDIKHLCEHFLPEENKQQLRPIIEKILPYFEKYTWPGNIRELHNTIQRLSFFVESFVAEEDIKDFLRLVAPNILRAIATSAEDDKSQIRPQIQDLEHELILKAVAEHKTLQEAANHLGIGRSTLTRKLKKIRESQLSDSLPTL from the coding sequence GTGAACCGTATTATTTTCATATCTTCTTATAAAGAATTATCTGCTATGGCACAGTCAGTGGCGAAAGAGCTGGGACTAACAGTAGAATTCTATGAAGGGTGGCTGGACCAAGCCAGTAAAATCATTGAAAACTTAAGCGGCCCGCCAATTGATATACTTATGAGCCGTGGCGGAACGGCCAAATTCCTGGCTGAAAAATTTCCCATCCCCGTCATCCCTGTCAATACAGGACCTTATGAAATTTTAGATGCACTAAATGAAGCCAGGCAATTTCGCAAAAATATTGCGATAACATCGTATGGAGAGCGGTATATAGGGTTGCCACTCATGGAAAAGGTATTAGATATTTCTATTACAGAAGTTATAATTACTGATTTAAAAACGCTGGAACAGCAAATTGCTTCCCTTGCTTCGGGAAATTACTGCGTTGTTGGGGGAGGGCCCTCGGTTGCCTATGCCCAAAAATTTGGCTTGCCCAATGTTTTTCTAAAAACCAATCGCGCAACATTGCACTCAGCCTTTCTCGAAGCTGAGAAACTAACTTCACTGCGAAGGGAAGAGATGAGAAAATCACGCCGCCTGGAAGCTATCCTGAACGCAACCTATGACGGAATTATTGCCGTTGACGCCTGTGGCGCAATTGAAATATTTAACAAGTCAGCAGAAAAGACCCTGAATATTCGCGCCGCAGCAGCAATTGGTAAAAACATAGCAGACATTGTTCCGAATTCCAGACTTGACCATGTCCTTCAAACAGGGCAAGCGGAAGCAGGCGAGCTGCAGGATACCAACAATACCCGCATACTTACTAACCGCGTCCCGGTAAAATACGGTGCAAAAATTGTTGGTGCTGTTGCCACTTTTATGGAGTCTTCGAAAGTGGTACAAGCTGAGCACAAAATCCGTAAAGAGTTAACCTCCCAGAGCCAATTCAAAGCCAAAGCAACTTTCTCAGATATTATCGGCATATCGAAAATATTGGAGGTAAAAAAGAAAATAGCGAGAAACTTTGCCCAATCACCCTTATCCATAATGCTTTATGGAGCTTCAGGAACAGGCAAAGAACTTTTTGCCCAGAGTATTCATAACGCCAGCGAACGTGCCCAAAATCCTTTTGTAGCTATTAATTGCGGCGCCTTACCCCCTACCCTCCTGGAAAGTGAGTTATTCGGGTATGAAGAAGGTGCCTTTACCGGAGCCCGCCGCAAGGGCAAACACGGCTTGTTTGAGCTGGCACATGGCGGAACCATATTTCTCGACGAAATTGATGCTCTTCCGATCGAAGTGCAAGCACGGCTGCTGCGGGTGCTGCAAGAACGTGAGGTATTACGAATTGGCGGAGAATCGATCATTCCCATAAATATCCGCGTAATAGCAGCCTCCAATAAAAGCGCTGAAGACTTACTGCAAAAGAATATTATCAGAGAAGATCTTTTTTACCGGCTGAATGTACTTTGGCTTGAACTGCCGACACTGGCTGAACGCCGTGAAGATATCAAGCATTTATGCGAGCACTTTCTCCCCGAAGAAAACAAGCAGCAATTGCGACCGATAATTGAGAAAATACTACCGTACTTTGAAAAATATACATGGCCTGGTAATATCCGTGAATTACACAATACCATCCAGCGGTTATCTTTTTTTGTGGAATCCTTCGTAGCAGAAGAGGATATTAAAGACTTTCTCCGCTTGGTGGCACCAAATATATTGAGAGCAATAGCTACTTCTGCTGAAGATGACAAATCCCAAATCCGCCCTCAAATACAAGATCTTGAGCACGAGTTAATTCTGAAAGCCGTCGCCGAACACAAAACCTTACAAGAAGCAGCCAATCATCTGGGAATAGGGAGATCAACCCTCACCCGCAAGCTGAAAAAAATCCGTGAAAGCCAGCTATCGGATTCTCTTCCAACGCTATAG
- a CDS encoding MFS transporter: MKEKKSGYRWVVMALLFILYTVANADRANIGFALPYLRKEFAMSNTEAGAIISLFFAGYALMQIPSGFLVKKFGMRTMFSVGMLFTSLFTGMIGMANSAFALKALRVGVGVAEAPVAIACTTAINNWFPAKEKGTASGIFLAGSKVGPLIVPPLCAWIISVWGWREIFYAFMVPGMLLAIVWYLLVTNKPADSKFVSAAEAEYIADTSVVQKEEKKREYKLWWVDKLVRAKKVNPLTNSSQVFKCWDIYGAAIGYFFMVGIVSVLMSWLPTYLVTVKQFAIMKTAFVSSAPFAGTVAGNFVGGWVSDNILNKRRKPMMMVTALSTTIMMYSLINAPADATLLAILLFATGFLLALGYSAFMAYPMGRVNKESYPVAFSIVNTGGQLGGAGAPLFVGMILDKFNWDAVFLALAIGSFICLAVVATIVEPVEDPVART, encoded by the coding sequence ATGAAGGAGAAAAAAAGTGGGTACCGCTGGGTTGTCATGGCATTGCTTTTTATACTCTATACGGTAGCAAATGCTGACAGGGCAAATATTGGTTTTGCTTTGCCTTATCTCCGGAAAGAGTTTGCCATGAGTAATACTGAGGCGGGAGCTATCATCAGCTTGTTTTTTGCAGGGTATGCGCTTATGCAGATTCCTTCAGGTTTCTTGGTTAAAAAGTTTGGTATGCGGACAATGTTTTCGGTAGGCATGTTATTCACCTCCCTGTTTACAGGGATGATCGGTATGGCAAATTCTGCTTTTGCGCTTAAAGCTTTACGCGTAGGGGTGGGGGTAGCCGAAGCACCGGTGGCGATTGCCTGTACAACTGCGATTAATAATTGGTTTCCCGCTAAGGAAAAAGGTACAGCATCAGGTATTTTTCTTGCCGGATCCAAAGTTGGTCCTCTAATTGTGCCGCCGCTTTGTGCCTGGATTATTTCAGTTTGGGGTTGGCGGGAAATTTTTTATGCATTTATGGTGCCTGGAATGCTATTAGCGATTGTATGGTACTTATTGGTAACTAATAAGCCGGCTGATAGCAAATTTGTTTCGGCAGCTGAGGCCGAATATATAGCCGATACTTCGGTAGTGCAAAAAGAAGAAAAAAAGCGTGAATACAAGCTCTGGTGGGTAGATAAGCTTGTTCGTGCCAAGAAGGTCAATCCTCTTACAAATTCGTCGCAGGTATTTAAATGCTGGGACATCTATGGGGCTGCTATTGGTTATTTCTTTATGGTGGGAATTGTAAGTGTGCTGATGTCCTGGCTGCCAACTTATCTGGTTACAGTAAAGCAGTTTGCGATTATGAAAACGGCTTTCGTTTCATCTGCGCCTTTTGCCGGGACTGTGGCAGGCAATTTTGTCGGCGGCTGGGTTTCGGATAACATTCTAAACAAGCGTCGTAAACCGATGATGATGGTCACCGCTCTGTCGACAACGATCATGATGTATTCACTGATCAATGCGCCTGCTGATGCCACCCTGCTGGCAATATTGCTGTTCGCAACAGGATTCTTGCTTGCTTTGGGCTATTCGGCCTTTATGGCCTATCCGATGGGACGTGTAAATAAAGAAAGCTATCCGGTTGCTTTTAGTATTGTCAATACTGGCGGACAATTGGGCGGAGCAGGAGCACCGTTATTTGTCGGCATGATTTTAGATAAATTTAATTGGGATGCAGTATTTTTGGCTTTAGCAATTGGTTCATTCATCTGTTTGGCTGTTGTTGCAACCATTGTTGAGCCTGTTGAAGATCCGGTAGCACGGACCTAG
- a CDS encoding MFS transporter yields MDIIHRLERIPVSRFHYKLLVLTGLGWLFDAMDTGIIAFVLPVLAKEWGLSATQMGFIGSMGLLGMAVGAVLAGSAADRFGRKTVFSVTLVIYSVATGLCGLAWNYESLLFFRFLVGFGLGGELPVAATLMAEYSPPASRGRFIVLLESFWAAGWLAAALISYFIIPRYGWQMAFFIGALPALYVFFIRLAMPESIRFLMDKGRQQEALAIVGKIEQSAGVESVVQPAAMSNTTVEPAGTKVVFKELWTPRFAKRTIMLWIIWFGIVYSYYGIFTWLPSLMVQQGHTVIKTFEYVLIMTVAQLPGYFSAAYLVDRIGRKATLAIYLAMSAVSAYFFGQGGSAEVVLLWGSLMSFFNLGAWGVVYTYTPELYPTRIRAFGSGWAAAVGRFGGILAPTIVGYMIAGQQGMEQVFTMFTGVMLAVAIAVWLFGEETKGRTLDEISS; encoded by the coding sequence ATGGATATAATACATCGGTTAGAGCGGATTCCGGTTAGTCGCTTTCATTATAAGCTGCTGGTTTTGACCGGATTAGGCTGGTTATTTGACGCTATGGATACAGGCATTATTGCTTTTGTGCTGCCTGTATTGGCAAAGGAGTGGGGATTATCTGCCACGCAAATGGGTTTTATCGGCAGCATGGGACTGCTGGGAATGGCAGTCGGTGCGGTACTTGCCGGTTCGGCGGCCGATCGGTTTGGGCGTAAAACGGTATTTTCGGTTACTTTGGTTATTTATAGTGTAGCTACCGGCTTGTGCGGACTGGCCTGGAATTATGAATCTTTACTTTTTTTTAGATTTCTGGTAGGTTTTGGTCTGGGGGGAGAACTGCCGGTAGCGGCAACACTCATGGCCGAATATTCGCCGCCTGCCAGCCGGGGGCGGTTCATTGTCTTATTGGAAAGCTTCTGGGCGGCCGGCTGGTTGGCAGCAGCACTCATCTCTTACTTTATTATTCCCCGGTACGGCTGGCAGATGGCCTTTTTCATTGGTGCGCTGCCGGCGCTGTATGTGTTTTTTATCAGATTGGCCATGCCTGAATCCATTCGCTTCCTCATGGATAAGGGACGCCAGCAGGAGGCTCTGGCGATTGTCGGCAAAATAGAACAGTCGGCAGGGGTTGAGTCAGTTGTACAGCCTGCGGCTATGTCTAACACCACTGTAGAACCTGCCGGCACTAAGGTGGTGTTTAAGGAACTATGGACTCCCCGGTTTGCCAAACGTACAATTATGCTCTGGATTATCTGGTTTGGCATTGTTTACTCCTATTATGGTATTTTTACCTGGCTGCCGTCGCTGATGGTTCAGCAGGGGCATACGGTAATTAAGACCTTTGAATATGTATTAATTATGACGGTGGCGCAATTGCCCGGTTATTTTAGTGCGGCTTACCTGGTTGACCGTATCGGCCGGAAAGCAACTCTGGCGATCTATTTGGCGATGAGTGCGGTCAGCGCTTATTTCTTCGGTCAAGGCGGCAGTGCCGAAGTCGTGCTTCTCTGGGGCAGCCTGATGTCGTTCTTCAATCTCGGCGCCTGGGGTGTCGTCTATACGTATACCCCGGAACTGTATCCCACCCGGATACGGGCCTTTGGCTCAGGCTGGGCGGCGGCAGTCGGCCGGTTCGGCGGGATATTGGCACCGACTATTGTCGGTTACATGATTGCCGGCCAGCAGGGAATGGAACAAGTATTTACCATGTTCACCGGCGTCATGCTGGCTGTGGCGATTGCCGTATGGCTGTTTGGTGAGGAGACCAAAGGCCGGACGCTGGATGAAATCAGCAGTTAA
- a CDS encoding IS110 family transposase gives MICVGIDVAKDKHDCFIISSEGKVLANVFTIQNSMEGFGYLLEKIRACSLPLDKIKVGLEATGHYSYNILGFLLDNGLDTYVINPLHTNLYRKSLTLRKTKTDRVDARTIAAMLMSDVGLKPYTDTAYHNEELKSLTRYRFDKVKVRAKLKSSIARLVCILFPELEKLVSSLHMASVYALLDEFPGAKQIAAAHLTRLTHLLAESSKGRYGRDKAIEIREAARQSIGSVTTAKSLELRHTIRLIRELDAEIAEIEQVIQRIMDKMLSPITTIPGIGYRMGAMILSEVGDFSRFDSPDKILAYAGLSPSTYQSGQLKNCYAHMEKRGSRYLRYAIFNATKFVCLWDPVFAAYLARKRAEGKHYNVAISHAAKKLVRLIYALEKSGEPYRLAA, from the coding sequence ATGATTTGTGTCGGGATTGATGTCGCTAAGGATAAACACGACTGCTTCATCATCAGTTCGGAGGGTAAAGTCCTTGCAAATGTGTTCACCATCCAAAACAGCATGGAAGGATTTGGCTACCTGTTGGAAAAAATCCGTGCCTGTTCTTTGCCCCTGGACAAAATAAAGGTAGGGCTTGAGGCTACCGGACACTACAGCTACAACATTCTCGGGTTTCTCCTTGACAATGGTCTGGACACCTATGTCATTAACCCCTTGCACACCAATCTTTACCGGAAAAGCCTCACCCTGCGAAAGACGAAGACTGACCGTGTCGATGCGCGAACAATTGCGGCTATGCTCATGTCTGATGTGGGCCTCAAGCCCTACACAGACACAGCTTACCACAATGAGGAGCTAAAGTCACTCACCAGATACCGGTTCGACAAGGTGAAGGTACGCGCTAAGCTGAAGTCCTCAATTGCCAGGCTGGTATGCATCCTGTTCCCGGAGCTGGAAAAGCTGGTATCGTCACTCCATATGGCCTCTGTTTACGCCTTGCTCGATGAGTTCCCGGGGGCTAAGCAGATTGCAGCGGCACATCTGACGCGGCTCACCCATTTGCTTGCCGAATCCTCCAAAGGCCGTTACGGACGGGACAAAGCCATAGAGATACGTGAAGCCGCCAGGCAATCGATTGGCTCTGTGACGACCGCGAAATCACTGGAACTGCGGCATACCATCCGGCTCATCCGTGAACTCGATGCCGAGATTGCGGAAATTGAACAGGTCATCCAACGCATCATGGACAAGATGCTTTCGCCTATTACCACGATTCCCGGCATTGGCTACAGGATGGGGGCTATGATTCTGTCTGAGGTGGGTGACTTTTCACGCTTTGATTCCCCTGACAAGATTTTGGCCTATGCCGGCCTGTCGCCCTCTACCTACCAATCCGGGCAGCTTAAAAATTGCTATGCCCATATGGAGAAGCGCGGCTCCAGATACCTACGCTATGCCATCTTCAATGCCACAAAATTTGTTTGCCTTTGGGACCCTGTCTTTGCCGCTTACCTCGCCAGGAAACGCGCCGAGGGAAAGCATTACAATGTGGCCATCTCTCATGCTGCCAAGAAGCTGGTCCGGCTCATTTATGCTCTGGAGAAATCCGGCGAGCCTTATCGTCTGGCAGCCTGA
- a CDS encoding transcription repressor NadR, translated as MEAKERREKIAGLLKASGQPITGTILARQLGVSRQVIVGDIAILRAAGLDIYATPQGYVMLPATAAPAVITAKFACRHGVEQMGEELAIIIDNGGKVLDVSVEHPVYGEIKANLMLASRRDLAEFLHKSAEGGAAPLSLVTGGVHLHTVEAASTEIMQKIAAELKKTGILLY; from the coding sequence ATGGAAGCAAAAGAACGGCGTGAAAAAATTGCCGGTTTGCTAAAAGCAAGCGGGCAGCCGATAACCGGTACGATACTGGCCAGACAGTTAGGAGTAAGCCGGCAGGTTATTGTGGGGGATATCGCCATTTTGCGGGCAGCAGGGCTTGATATCTACGCTACTCCTCAGGGTTATGTTATGTTACCGGCGACTGCCGCCCCGGCGGTTATTACCGCCAAATTTGCCTGCCGTCATGGCGTTGAGCAGATGGGGGAAGAACTGGCAATAATTATTGATAATGGCGGCAAGGTACTTGATGTCAGTGTGGAGCATCCGGTATATGGGGAGATTAAAGCCAACTTAATGCTGGCTTCCCGGCGTGACTTAGCCGAGTTTTTACACAAATCAGCAGAAGGCGGGGCTGCACCGCTTTCTCTTGTTACCGGTGGTGTGCATTTGCATACAGTGGAAGCCGCATCAACGGAAATTATGCAAAAAATTGCAGCAGAGCTTAAGAAAACCGGAATATTGCTGTACTAA
- a CDS encoding CaiB/BaiF CoA transferase family protein produces the protein MLANAMTPGALEGVTVLDLTRVLAGPYSTMLLADMGANVIKIEEPVKGDDTRHFGPFKNEESIYYITNNRNKRGITLNLKDPKAKEMFKEMVKKADIVTENYRPGTMEKLGLGYDVLKEINPGIIYACISGFGHYGRYKERPGYDIIAQAMSGLMSTTGWPGGPPTRTGTATGDVLGGLFMAIGVLGALNYRQRTGIGQKVDVALVDAGVSAMGNVNMLYLADGYLPQRIGNRYESTYPYDSFECLDGSCVIGAANDKFWQILCGVIEKPEIAELPQFLRIRDRLKNHVAVKEQIENWTRTKPTNEVVEACLAAGIPAAPVYDISQVAVDPHIAIDREMFVEQEHPKAGTVKVTGTPFKLSATPATVRTIAPDLGQDNIEVYKELLNLDEQQLAELKTNGVI, from the coding sequence ATGTTAGCAAATGCAATGACACCCGGTGCCCTGGAAGGGGTAACGGTACTGGATTTGACAAGAGTTTTGGCAGGACCCTACAGTACGATGCTGTTGGCTGATATGGGAGCAAATGTAATCAAGATTGAAGAGCCTGTCAAGGGTGATGACACCCGCCATTTTGGCCCGTTTAAAAATGAAGAAAGCATTTACTACATTACCAATAATCGTAACAAAAGAGGTATTACCTTAAACCTAAAAGATCCAAAAGCAAAAGAAATGTTTAAAGAAATGGTAAAAAAGGCTGATATTGTTACAGAAAACTATCGGCCAGGCACTATGGAAAAGCTGGGGCTTGGTTATGATGTGCTGAAGGAAATCAATCCTGGGATTATCTATGCTTGTATCTCCGGTTTTGGTCATTATGGCCGCTATAAGGAGCGCCCGGGTTATGACATTATCGCTCAAGCCATGAGTGGATTAATGAGCACTACCGGTTGGCCAGGCGGACCTCCCACACGCACCGGCACAGCAACCGGCGATGTATTAGGCGGGTTGTTTATGGCGATTGGGGTACTGGGAGCTTTGAACTATCGTCAAAGAACAGGTATCGGCCAAAAGGTTGATGTGGCGCTGGTAGATGCGGGGGTATCTGCTATGGGCAATGTCAATATGCTGTATTTGGCTGACGGTTATCTTCCCCAAAGGATTGGTAATCGCTATGAATCAACCTATCCGTATGACTCCTTTGAGTGTCTTGACGGCAGTTGTGTTATTGGCGCGGCAAACGACAAGTTCTGGCAAATACTGTGCGGAGTTATTGAAAAACCGGAAATTGCAGAATTACCCCAGTTCCTGCGTATCCGGGACCGTTTGAAAAACCATGTTGCAGTTAAAGAGCAGATTGAAAATTGGACAAGGACCAAGCCGACTAACGAGGTTGTGGAGGCTTGCCTGGCAGCCGGAATACCGGCCGCACCGGTATATGACATTAGTCAAGTGGCAGTAGATCCGCATATTGCGATCGACCGGGAAATGTTTGTTGAGCAAGAGCATCCTAAAGCAGGAACAGTTAAAGTTACAGGAACCCCGTTTAAACTGTCGGCTACTCCTGCGACCGTCAGAACTATTGCACCAGATCTTGGTCAAGACAATATCGAAGTTTACAAGGAACTTTTGAATTTAGATGAACAGCAGCTGGCTGAATTAAAAACAAACGGTGTAATTTAG